The sequence aaatttatatactattgaatcattgattttgtattatgagatttttgtttttgttgtgatattgtcttgttaaacactttaataatattatctattttttgctaaaaattagtctaatttgatgggataaatttatttataatttcaagtatattaaaaataattgtaataattgtgggcaaattaacaagaagTGGAGTTTTATGGAATGGGGCAAGGCTTCGCGAGGCTCCAAGGAGCGGGGATGGGGTAAGAAACTTTTTCCCGTAATGTGAGATGGGGTCAGAATGGGGTAAGAAAAAACCATGCGGGGCGGGGgtgaagaccccatccttcaaACCCGTCTCACCCCATTGTCATCTTTATATGTGTGTTTAGCAGTTAGtttgtttttccaaaaaaaaaaaaattgtaactttcttaTGTTTAGTTGCgaggaaaaaatgaaggaaagaaataacaattttgtattaatttctaTTCTAtcactattataaaaaatatatataaatttcttgtagtaattaaaattttattacaatatatgttatattaaaatgttgtgttaaaacataaatatttggATGACATGAGAGGGGCAAAATCGTAGTTGTCCACATCTTCCCGTTTTCCCTTATCTTTTTTGTCCTATTTGGGGGATTAAGGCTGCATTTGAATCGGCTTCAAACCAATTtcagaaatcaatttccggaaaatgcatgcgtttggctgtcacggaaaacattattttccggaaattgatttcctgtTGACTGAAATTTTCactttgaccacggaaatgaatttctaccttcattttcacttcaattcatttccgtggtcttgcaaaacgcagagagagggagagaaaaaatagaaaacacaacacgagagcgagagagaaagaacaaaaaaaaaacaatcgaAGAACACAACAGCCAACGAGCGAGATCAAGTGCGGAATAGATCAAGCCTACGAACGAGATCAAGCCAACGAACGAGATCGAAGCCAACGAGCGAGATCAAGTGCGAGAGCTCCGATCGATCCAGCCACCCAGAGCTCCGATCGCGATCTCCGCTTCGATCTTCGCGCGAAGCGTCGATCTTCGCGCGATCGCGatgcgtcgatcgcgatcgacgcatCGCGCTGCCGATCGGAGAGATCGCGATCGCGCGGACGCGTCGATCGCGATGTGCCGACCGCTCCGATcacgatcgcgatctcgccttcgttTGTccggatttgatgatttttttttctgggttttgtttgtgttttgatgaataaatgatattatataatcGTTTGGTAAccaagaaaatgtgagaaaatgtgaaaatgtgttttctatgctattttcaagaacacaatcaaacatcagaaaatattttccgaaacattttttgaaatgcaaccaaacacatgaaaacattttccttttcggaaaatagcatttccggaaaatagaatattttccgaaaatacttttacacgaaccaaacacagcctaaattGTGGGCCCGgatggaaaaggaaaaataccATTCATCCCTGTTTACCTTCCTCCCAATTTTCATTCTTGCAAAAGAGATGAAGGCAATAGTTCAATTTCTTTCCCATATCTAAAATACCCTTAACCAAAGCAATAGTTTAATAATTTTAGATTTCAACTTGTGTTAATTTATTTCAAAGAGcgagagttttttattttattttttctaaggtCCAACATCCAATAATTAGTGGTAAcggaaattattttatatagtgTCACATGCTTGTGACGTGCCTGTTTTATAGAGTAAGCTTAGGCGATACTTTCCATAATAATAGACCAAACCGCAAATTTTTTTGATGATATATAATTATAACTTTACACGTGTCATCATAAAATCAATTGTtctgtaattttataaaatggGTTCAATTAATGAATATCATTAGCGTGTTTGTTAGTAGAcaatttttaaagagttttaataccacttttatgataaatataaaaaattatcaaaaaaattagtattttttttctataaaaaagtttctaaaaatgaaCCACTAACAAATATCATTACGACATCTGTGTTAActcttttttgaaaaacttctttacAAAAGTACATTAAAAATTACTTTACGCTTTTTATAGGAAGGTCACAAtgaagaaatttaaataaaaaaaaaatcacattggtgctctctctttttccattttagCTTACCAAAAGTAGAAAGggattttagattttattattattattattcataggaaaataaattgtatttcATGAATAAACTAAATGAAAAGTAGCCGCCGAAATTATCCTTTTGCTTGAGTTGTCACCTCTTTATGTATCCAAGTGTAATGTAgtagggaaaaataaataaataaagcagcAATTACAGCTAGAAATTCTTAACAAAGAACAGGATAGTGCAGTAGCACTGAACTTTCAGTCTCCATATACTACACTCCAGTGTTCTCCACtcattgttgttattattattttaacattacaaatcaataatttttcatgGATTAACTAAATGTGGACCAATTGAAACGTCTTGGAAGGTAgctattttagaattttaaacaTGGGTAATGGAAAGAACGTACGAACAAAAATGAATCATCAACAAAAAGTGATTCACTCGGTAGGGTAAATGGGCCATGCCATTTTATATAATCcagtttttaataatataatagatTTGATATTGTTTCAAATTCTTAATCAGGTCTGGGATATTTCTTAACGTCAAATAGACTGTTTTTCTTTAATGTGAAGGACAATTATTCTCCTCAATATGAAGTGAGTTTCTTCAAAAAGTAATTACATAGATTTTTGAAGTTGAAAGATAGTTGAGATTTGAAAAAACTTTTGGTGAATAAACAAGTTTCGTTCGAATCAAGAGAAAGAGGGCAGGGGCATGTGTGTGGTATAAATAAGACCTAAGTTTAGGCTAGGTTGTATATCTTAACATATCAAAAGAGATTTACAACGGCTTATTAACACAAAGAATTTACTGCAAACCAATGTAAGATTCACAATAAAGACTGTAGTGTTTTGAATAGACTCGCACCAACATGCTCAATGTGTTATTATGAGAGACCATTTAGACGAGGGATATGTAAGATACcttctcaattttttcaatGGGATGAAATTTACCCAAACAGAGAAAATAGTGCTAAACTTGATGAAAGTTAGGCACTCATAAGACGTAAAATTTGAAACTAAGACATAAACTTCACCGTAAAACCTATTTAGGATACAAGGACTGCAAAATATTCACCAAATCACTTAAAAAACAACCAATTAACCTCAATACATTTACTGCAATTGCATTCAATTCTCTAAAAATTAACTTGTAGATGGGGAAAGAGACAAGAGCTTGAGATTTGATCCCTTAATTTCGCAAATATCcttttcaatagtttataaTTCTATTAAACTATATACGCTATATTATTCTCTTATTTAACTtccttctcttccttctctaCAAGCTTTCGTTCCACTCCTCTCTGTCTTTCTCACCATTACCTTTCCTCTTGCTTTAGCTACCTCAAACTCACTGTGACAAACAGATGAAGATCCAGTGTGATGTCTGTAACAAAGATGAGGCCTCAGTGTTCTGCATCGCTGATGAGGCAGCCCTCTGTGATGCTTGCGACCACGGCGTCCACCACGCCAACAAGCTCGCCTCAAAGCACCAACGCTTCTCGCTTCTCCACCCATCTTCCAAAGAATTCCCTATCTGCGATATTTGCCAGGTAATACCCACAAAACCCTTTGAATAGTTACAGCGGGGGACGTGGATTTGAATCTTGAACGTCTTTGTTGGAAACAGGAAGAGATGCCAGTTGAGCTTCATGAGTatttgttgggtttttattCATGAATACGTTTGAGtaatgggtttgtttgtttgtttgtattaaCATAGGAGAGGCGAGCTTTCTTGTTCTGTCAGCAAGACAGAGCTATTCTATGCAGAGAGTGCGACTTTCCTATCCACACAGCCAACGAGCACACCCAGAAGCACAATAGGTTTCTTCTTACTGGGGTTAAGCTCTCTACTACCTCAGCTCAGTATACACCCTCTACAGCTGCTTTAACCAAAGCTTGTGATTCTGTTCCTGATCATCATAAATCTCAGCCCTTGATCAAGAACTCTGTTGCTACTGCTGCTGCTGCTCCTCTAGCAATTCCACAACCACCTATTCTGACCAAAACTACACCACCGACTATCACTACTAACAACAAGAGTGCTGGTGAAAATTTTGTAGCAGACCAAACAAGTAGCATATCAGAGTACTTAATAGAGACCCTTCCTGGCTGGCATGTTGAGGACTTTCTTGATTCAAATTGTGCACCCCCAGGTTTCTGTAAGGTTTGCATTGATTCCCTTTATCTTTGGTTTCAggttcttgaaaaaaaaatatatgaattacCCAAATATTCACTGATGATTTTGTACTGGATCTCTAGACTGGTGATGGTGTAATGCCGTTTCTGGATGCTGATCTTGAGAGCAATATGGAATCTTTCTCATCAGCTGATATGAGCTTTGGAGTTTGGGTCCCACAAGCACCAGTTCCTGCCGTGTGTGCTCCACAAATGGCTGCAGGACAAGCTGG is a genomic window of Quercus lobata isolate SW786 chromosome 2, ValleyOak3.0 Primary Assembly, whole genome shotgun sequence containing:
- the LOC115977826 gene encoding B-box zinc finger protein 21-like; this encodes MKIQCDVCNKDEASVFCIADEAALCDACDHGVHHANKLASKHQRFSLLHPSSKEFPICDICQERRAFLFCQQDRAILCRECDFPIHTANEHTQKHNRFLLTGVKLSTTSAQYTPSTAALTKACDSVPDHHKSQPLIKNSVATAAAAPLAIPQPPILTKTTPPTITTNNKSAGENFVADQTSSISEYLIETLPGWHVEDFLDSNCAPPGFCKTGDGVMPFLDADLESNMESFSSADMSFGVWVPQAPVPAVCAPQMAAGQAGFKEIMKDGTNIKASKRWLDDGFTVPQISPSFTGSNNRSWRTFC